One segment of Polyangiaceae bacterium DNA contains the following:
- a CDS encoding exodeoxyribonuclease III, with the protein MRVLSWNVNGIRACTKKGLGAFLVRSRASIVGLQEVRAFPEQVPEAIRKGRWHQHYAPAQRAGYSGVALFSRDAPEPISLALAPRFRSEGRAVVARYGRLIVCSAYFPKGDGPNRDLSRIPYKLGFYRALLKELSHHFDEPMLVMGDFNTAREDIDLARPRQNEKNSGFRPEERRTLEQWFRAGWVDTFREFCTEGGHYTWWSQRPGVREKNVGWRIDYVLANPAAMRFVTNSFILKDVRGSDHCPVGVDLSQDVRLGASRRPARR; encoded by the coding sequence GTGCGCGTACTGTCGTGGAACGTGAACGGAATTCGAGCCTGCACCAAGAAGGGGCTTGGGGCGTTCTTGGTGCGATCGCGTGCCAGCATCGTGGGCCTGCAAGAGGTGCGTGCTTTTCCCGAGCAGGTGCCCGAGGCGATCCGCAAGGGCCGCTGGCACCAGCACTACGCGCCGGCACAGCGTGCAGGCTACAGCGGTGTGGCGCTGTTCTCGCGCGACGCACCTGAGCCCATATCTCTCGCTCTGGCGCCACGTTTCCGCTCTGAGGGACGGGCGGTCGTTGCTCGCTATGGCAGGTTGATCGTCTGTTCGGCGTACTTCCCCAAGGGCGACGGTCCCAACCGCGACCTGAGCCGCATTCCCTACAAGCTCGGCTTCTACCGAGCGCTGCTGAAGGAACTCTCGCACCACTTCGACGAACCGATGCTGGTGATGGGAGACTTCAACACCGCGCGCGAAGACATCGACTTGGCTCGCCCGCGACAGAACGAGAAGAACAGCGGCTTCCGCCCCGAAGAAAGGCGCACCCTGGAGCAGTGGTTTCGTGCGGGTTGGGTGGACACCTTTCGCGAATTCTGCACGGAAGGGGGGCACTACACGTGGTGGAGCCAGCGCCCCGGCGTGAGAGAAAAGAACGTCGGCTGGCGCATTGATTACGTGCTTGCCAACCCCGCGGCCATGCGCTTCGTGACGAATTCGTTCATCCTGAAAGACGTGCGCGGCAGCGACCACTGCCCCGTCGGTGTCGACTTGAGCCAGGATGTGCGGCTTGGCGCTTCGCGGCGACCAGCGCGACGTTGA
- the yjjJ gene encoding type II toxin-antitoxin system HipA family toxin YjjJ, producing MPRRAKLDSDVVWARICRALVRGPASAADLARWADISQPSFARLAAQHDSELLRAGRARATRYALLRQVTDISQPLPIYEIDTKGRSHQLAELNLVFPGGCYVRGAVESVSSEFFGDQPYFLHDLRPSGFLGRLVPDQHPELQLPADVRLWSGEQTLRYLSKFGSDAPGNLIVGDGALARYRKSVVASNVVPVDQRLARYPQLAADVLGATPPGSSAGGEQPKFLVSLDPDPIAVLVKFSPPTDTAVGRRYADLLVAEHVAHQVLARANCAAARSELLEAESRIFLQVTRFDRTPEGGRRGVISFEALDAEFVGKGTTWSDIARALGEQRRLDADAVQEVEWREQFGAWIGNTDMHPGNLSLFTVALRPAGLAPVYDMVPMQYAPHQGNLVTRPLVPAKPHPRVADVWADAGRVARTFWETLARHPLLSDAFQRTAMENAALVDRTLQDFTH from the coding sequence ATGCCACGCCGTGCCAAGCTCGATTCTGACGTCGTATGGGCGCGGATTTGCCGGGCGCTGGTGCGCGGTCCCGCGTCCGCTGCGGACCTCGCGCGCTGGGCGGACATCTCGCAACCCAGCTTCGCTCGCCTCGCCGCGCAGCACGACAGTGAGTTGCTGAGGGCGGGGCGTGCCCGCGCGACGCGATACGCCCTGTTGCGACAGGTCACGGACATTTCGCAGCCTCTGCCGATCTACGAGATCGACACGAAGGGACGGTCGCACCAGTTGGCTGAGCTGAACCTGGTGTTCCCTGGAGGGTGCTACGTGCGAGGTGCCGTCGAGAGCGTCTCATCGGAGTTCTTCGGCGACCAGCCGTACTTCCTCCACGACCTTCGACCGTCCGGATTCCTGGGGCGCCTCGTACCCGATCAACACCCGGAGCTACAACTGCCGGCGGACGTTCGCCTGTGGTCGGGGGAGCAAACGCTGCGCTATCTCTCCAAGTTCGGATCGGACGCTCCGGGCAACTTGATTGTCGGCGACGGTGCTTTGGCTCGGTACCGCAAGTCCGTCGTTGCGAGCAACGTGGTGCCGGTCGATCAGCGGTTGGCTCGCTATCCTCAGCTTGCCGCCGACGTGCTGGGCGCAACACCGCCCGGGTCCTCCGCAGGTGGCGAGCAACCCAAGTTCTTGGTGTCGTTGGACCCAGACCCGATCGCGGTGCTGGTGAAGTTCTCGCCGCCCACCGATACTGCGGTGGGACGCCGCTACGCCGATCTGTTGGTGGCCGAGCACGTGGCCCACCAAGTGCTTGCACGTGCGAATTGTGCGGCCGCGCGATCCGAACTCCTCGAGGCCGAGAGCCGCATTTTCCTGCAAGTGACGCGATTCGATCGCACGCCCGAGGGTGGGCGCCGCGGCGTGATCTCCTTCGAAGCACTCGACGCGGAGTTCGTGGGCAAGGGCACGACTTGGAGTGACATCGCGCGCGCCCTCGGCGAGCAGCGACGACTGGACGCCGACGCGGTGCAGGAAGTGGAATGGAGGGAGCAATTCGGCGCCTGGATCGGCAACACCGACATGCATCCTGGGAACCTGTCCCTGTTCACTGTGGCGCTGCGTCCCGCAGGTCTGGCGCCTGTGTATGACATGGTGCCGATGCAGTACGCCCCTCATCAGGGGAACCTCGTCACGCGACCACTCGTGCCGGCGAAGCCTCACCCCCGTGTCGCTGACGTTTGGGCGGACGCCGGCAGAGTCGCGCGGACTTTCTGGGAAACCCTGGCGCGCCATCCCCTGTTGTCTGACGCCTTCCAGCGGACGGCGATGGAGAACGCTGCGCTGGTCGATCGCACGCTGCAGGACTTCACGCACTAG
- a CDS encoding ATP-binding protein — protein sequence MKRLQRSVGFKLFASIFVSMAAVFLAVSAWSERRSEEAWRNSFDEHARQTSAVLERALRYGMLLKKEKGVHSELADLAEQPGVKAIRIFDKKGKLAFSSRKGEEGNKLTKEDTMCQLCHAEDSKFHEPLRTPFSRTFRGDDGKLVMSHIHLIENSRECTSAPCHAHTPKQKSLGVLDLQMDMAVVDGGRVAAQKTTAYATVLMALVGGLVTAAFVWVFVRRPVQRLVAGTERVAAAGLDTRIAVNGTGEFADLATAFNRMTEELERAQERTSQWESQLEAAVQQKTEELERAHGKLMQMEKMASLGKLAATVAHELNNPLAGILVYAKLVAREIKDENMSAEDRVEALRCVEVIQRESTRCGDIVKNLLTFARQSKADLSPASLTTVVERSVQTVEHLIKHGGVDFTFTRSAVSDEVSCDSNQIQQALVALIVNAVEAMPSGGELTLSIEDEGDDVVLVLKDTGIGIPPEVMPHVFEPFVSTKEEKGVGLGLAVVYGIVRRHGGQIDVESELDKGTTFRITLPRHGAGASGD from the coding sequence ATGAAGCGCCTTCAGCGCTCCGTCGGTTTCAAGTTGTTCGCGTCGATCTTCGTGTCGATGGCAGCAGTGTTCCTCGCAGTTTCAGCCTGGAGCGAGCGGCGAAGCGAAGAGGCGTGGCGCAACTCCTTCGACGAACACGCGCGCCAGACCAGCGCGGTACTGGAGCGCGCGCTGCGCTACGGCATGCTGCTCAAGAAGGAAAAGGGGGTGCATTCCGAACTCGCCGACTTGGCGGAGCAGCCTGGCGTCAAGGCGATTCGAATCTTCGACAAGAAGGGAAAGCTGGCGTTCTCCAGTAGAAAGGGTGAAGAGGGGAACAAGCTGACCAAAGAGGACACCATGTGTCAGCTGTGCCACGCTGAGGATTCCAAGTTCCACGAGCCCTTGCGCACGCCGTTCTCTCGTACCTTTCGCGGTGACGACGGCAAGCTCGTGATGAGCCACATTCACCTGATCGAGAACTCTCGCGAGTGCACGAGCGCTCCCTGCCATGCGCACACACCAAAGCAGAAGTCCTTGGGCGTGCTGGATCTGCAAATGGACATGGCGGTCGTTGATGGCGGGCGCGTGGCTGCGCAGAAGACGACTGCCTACGCCACCGTCCTCATGGCCCTCGTCGGCGGCCTCGTGACTGCCGCATTCGTCTGGGTCTTCGTCCGCCGCCCTGTCCAGCGCCTGGTGGCCGGCACCGAACGCGTTGCGGCAGCCGGCCTGGATACTCGCATCGCGGTGAACGGGACCGGGGAGTTCGCCGACCTAGCCACCGCGTTCAATCGCATGACCGAAGAGCTCGAGCGCGCGCAGGAGCGGACGTCGCAGTGGGAATCACAGCTGGAAGCTGCGGTGCAGCAGAAGACCGAGGAGCTCGAACGAGCTCACGGCAAGCTTATGCAGATGGAGAAGATGGCCTCCTTGGGAAAGCTGGCCGCCACCGTGGCCCACGAGCTGAACAACCCCCTGGCCGGGATTCTGGTCTACGCCAAGCTGGTCGCACGCGAGATCAAGGACGAGAACATGAGTGCCGAGGATCGCGTGGAGGCGCTTCGCTGCGTCGAAGTGATTCAGCGCGAGTCCACGCGTTGTGGCGACATCGTCAAGAATCTGCTCACTTTCGCCCGACAATCCAAGGCCGATCTTTCTCCGGCGAGCCTGACCACCGTGGTGGAGCGCAGCGTGCAGACCGTGGAGCATCTGATCAAGCATGGCGGCGTCGACTTCACCTTCACGCGTTCGGCGGTTTCCGACGAGGTGAGCTGCGACTCGAACCAGATCCAACAAGCCTTGGTTGCGCTCATCGTCAACGCTGTGGAAGCCATGCCCTCGGGTGGCGAGCTGACCCTCAGCATCGAAGATGAGGGCGACGACGTCGTGCTGGTTCTGAAGGACACGGGCATCGGCATCCCACCCGAGGTCATGCCCCACGTGTTCGAGCCCTTCGTGTCCACCAAAGAAGAGAAGGGCGTCGGACTCGGCTTGGCCGTGGTCTACGGCATCGTGCGCCGCCACGGCGGTCAGATCGACGTCGAGTCCGAACTCGACAAGGGCACGACCTTTCGCATCACGCTGCCCCGGCATGGGGCAGGAGCTTCAGGAGACTGA
- a CDS encoding Uma2 family endonuclease, whose translation MTTAAHLAFTPFDQYLALEATSEEKHEWINGYVYAMSRGTPEHGRLTAAIVRALPQTEDCRVYSSDTLLYVEAARHSTYADASIVCGAVITYGAKDKNGKSLGEAIANPTVVVEVLSKSTERRDRHERFTLFQQLGSLQEYVLVSQEQRQIEVRRRRGRGWDSETRRTGESIEIHGHQIRVDSIYD comes from the coding sequence ATGACCACGGCAGCACACCTCGCCTTCACGCCTTTCGACCAGTATCTGGCTTTGGAAGCGACGAGCGAGGAAAAGCACGAGTGGATCAATGGCTACGTGTACGCGATGTCGCGCGGCACTCCGGAACACGGCCGACTCACCGCGGCGATCGTTCGTGCGCTTCCGCAGACTGAAGACTGCCGAGTCTACTCCTCGGACACGTTGCTCTACGTGGAAGCCGCGCGCCATTCGACCTATGCTGACGCGAGCATCGTGTGCGGGGCGGTCATCACCTACGGCGCGAAGGACAAGAACGGAAAGAGTCTCGGCGAGGCCATTGCGAATCCGACCGTGGTCGTCGAAGTGCTCTCGAAGTCGACGGAACGTCGTGATCGCCACGAACGGTTCACCCTGTTTCAGCAACTCGGCTCGTTGCAGGAGTACGTGCTGGTGTCCCAGGAGCAGCGGCAGATTGAAGTCCGCAGGCGCCGGGGGCGAGGCTGGGATAGCGAAACTCGGCGAACGGGCGAGAGCATCGAAATCCACGGGCACCAGATTCGCGTCGACTCCATCTACGACTAG
- a CDS encoding sigma-54 dependent transcriptional regulator, with protein MSDDGQSILIVDDEYSVRDSLFHWFKKEGFRAGAAEDGKSALKELSAQPWDVVLLDIKMPGMDGVELLKRAKEVAPDTVYLMLTAHGTIETAVEALKTGAFDYLTKPVDPDELSRAVNKALQTRRLATENTKLRAQVAALSEHGEIVAQSPQMKRVMSLVESLTGTDVTVLIRGESGTGKEVIARAIHSRGPRRYFPLVPVNCGALPESLLETELFGHERGAFTGAQYRRKGKFEQADGGTLFLDEIGSISPRTQVELLRVLDSKEFTRIGGSRPISVDFRVVCATNQDLEELVAEKTFREDLYFRVNVFRIDLPPLRERDGDIPLLARHFVKAFATKVDKDVTDIDAEALAMLQRHDWPGNIRELKNAIERAMVLAEPPVLRAQDLEALHLGHRAEPSAQPGDSLATVERAHVLRMLDKTDWNISQAARLLEVDRVTLYNKIKKYGLRR; from the coding sequence ATGTCGGACGACGGCCAATCGATTCTCATCGTGGACGACGAGTATTCCGTTCGGGACTCGTTGTTTCATTGGTTCAAGAAGGAAGGCTTCCGCGCCGGGGCGGCAGAGGATGGCAAGTCTGCACTGAAGGAGCTGTCTGCACAGCCCTGGGACGTGGTGCTGCTCGACATCAAGATGCCGGGCATGGATGGCGTCGAGCTGTTGAAGCGTGCGAAGGAAGTGGCTCCGGATACGGTGTACTTGATGCTCACGGCGCACGGCACGATCGAGACCGCGGTCGAAGCGTTGAAGACGGGCGCTTTCGACTACCTCACCAAGCCGGTGGATCCCGACGAGCTGAGTCGTGCCGTCAACAAAGCGCTGCAGACGCGGCGCCTGGCGACGGAGAACACGAAGTTGCGCGCGCAGGTCGCGGCGCTGAGCGAGCACGGCGAGATCGTGGCGCAGAGTCCGCAGATGAAGCGTGTGATGAGCCTGGTGGAGTCCCTCACGGGCACCGATGTGACGGTGCTGATTCGTGGGGAGAGCGGCACCGGCAAAGAGGTCATCGCGCGGGCCATTCACTCTCGCGGGCCCCGTCGCTACTTCCCTCTGGTGCCCGTGAATTGCGGCGCGCTGCCCGAGTCCCTGCTCGAGACGGAACTGTTCGGTCACGAGCGCGGTGCGTTCACGGGCGCCCAGTATCGGCGCAAAGGAAAGTTCGAGCAGGCCGATGGCGGCACGCTGTTCCTCGACGAGATCGGCAGCATCAGCCCGCGGACGCAAGTGGAGCTCCTGCGTGTCCTGGACTCCAAGGAGTTCACGCGCATCGGCGGTTCCCGGCCGATCAGCGTGGACTTTCGGGTGGTCTGCGCGACCAACCAGGACTTGGAGGAGCTGGTGGCCGAAAAGACATTTCGCGAGGACCTCTACTTCCGGGTCAACGTGTTTCGCATCGATCTGCCGCCCCTTCGTGAGCGCGACGGAGACATTCCCCTTTTGGCGCGGCACTTCGTGAAGGCGTTCGCCACGAAGGTGGACAAGGACGTGACCGACATCGACGCCGAGGCTCTGGCGATGCTGCAGCGGCACGATTGGCCCGGGAACATCCGCGAGCTCAAGAACGCCATCGAGCGCGCCATGGTGTTGGCGGAGCCACCAGTGCTCCGGGCGCAGGACTTGGAGGCGCTGCATCTAGGGCACCGTGCGGAACCCTCCGCGCAACCCGGGGATTCCCTGGCGACCGTGGAGCGCGCGCATGTGCTGCGAATGCTCGACAAGACCGACTGG
- a CDS encoding SMI1/KNR4 family protein, translating to MGIGDDIKQIASWFELHAPPLHQRLEAGAPPDVATSLAAELGVEIPEDFAEYLLACNGTLAFFEYSGLTPIEIARVRNQWEEARKRGAFDQAEPPDDDRGIFAETHWHSAWIPFAEDGGGNLFLIDLAPGTGGKVGQVLRWEIGGGPCCWGVRSFGQYLERYRELLLAGGYTFDADSHTFDGWNDDERP from the coding sequence AGCTGCACGCGCCGCCGCTGCACCAACGGCTCGAAGCAGGCGCGCCGCCCGACGTCGCTACGTCGTTGGCCGCTGAACTCGGTGTCGAGATTCCCGAGGACTTCGCTGAGTACCTGCTCGCCTGCAACGGAACGCTGGCGTTTTTCGAGTACTCGGGCCTGACGCCAATCGAGATCGCTCGGGTACGAAACCAATGGGAGGAAGCGCGCAAGCGGGGTGCGTTCGATCAGGCCGAGCCACCGGACGACGATCGGGGCATCTTCGCCGAGACACATTGGCACAGTGCCTGGATTCCGTTTGCTGAAGATGGGGGTGGCAACCTGTTCCTGATCGATCTTGCGCCTGGAACGGGCGGCAAGGTCGGCCAGGTCTTGCGTTGGGAGATCGGCGGCGGCCCTTGCTGCTGGGGCGTGCGAAGCTTTGGCCAGTATCTCGAACGTTATCGCGAGTTGCTCCTCGCGGGTGGCTACACCTTCGACGCCGACAGCCATACCTTCGACGGCTGGAACGACGACGAACGACCCTAG